AGTGAAGTCACCTGAGGGTTAGAATCCGATGTAATCTTAGAGCTATTGACTGCCATCCTTAGTTAGTGGCCAAGCCGAGAATCTGCTCTTTGAAAGCTTGAACGGTGAAATCTTATTTTCTTATTGCGGGGTAGGTTTGCGTGGTTTGGTCACCGAAGGGAGTCCCTATCAACAGGTCTTAATCGAAGTAATGACCTATTATAGCGGTAGGTATGGACGTTTCCTGATTCTGGTCGGCATAGGCCTTGGTTGTACTGTCTGGTACGGGTATGCGCCAGGTACACACCTTCATGTTCCCGATACTGGTTTATTTACTCCTTTTGAGTCCTATGAACCATTTATGGATATGGAATATTATCGGCCAGGTTTTCATAAAGTCTCTATTCTTGAAAAGAGCGACATTGTTTCAGCATCGGTTGAAACAGCATTTAAGAATGAACCACCTTTCGCCGATATATCAGTACCAGCCAGCGGTCCAGTGCTAAAAGCTGTATGTTTAGGAGTAATGATTGCATTCTTTCTTGCGGTAGGCCTTGTTCCAAACGATTGTGGTGAAATAGCAGCACAGTTCAATACGATGCTCGGTGTTTGTATAAAACAAACTAGAAGTTTTAATACGTCTACTCACACTAATGATTTGAGTACttcgaaaagaaaaaagaaaaaagtctCTCTTTGGGGAGCTGATCTGCTATCGAaggaaatttcatttttttactactcaaaaaatatatacaatttGGATGAGGATACAGTTCATAGGATACGAGAACAAGTAGAGAAGGGTTTATATTCTTTATCGCCTATAAGTATAAGGTTATGCCATCAGGAAGAATGTAAGAACATGATATATACGTTCAAAAGTCTTGAACCCAGTGGTTATCAAATACTTTTTGAGCCAGCGGAATCTGATAAACTTTTCTTTGATGCTTTATCCAGATTAATGAATaatttattcaataataatgATATAAATGGCATTAGAATGACTGCAAATAAGTTTTATTCAAAACTTATTGAAAGAGATGACATTAAATGTTTCTATCGCGTGGATTTAGCAAGATCGTTATCAACGATTGATAAATCGGATTATCTATTTATGCTCAAATCTGTTATAGGTAAAAATCTCCTATATTATTACATAGAAGATTTATTAAATGTGAAATATGTTAACTGTAGTGATAATACAGAAGCATATCTTAGTGGTATTTGTATACCGCCTGTTGGCAGGCTTACTTGCGTTCTTCATAGTCTAGTACTACACGTACTTGATGAAGAGATAACATCTCTATACCCTTCTATAAACTATTCACGTTACATTACAGAAGTCTATATCGCTAATTATGGAGATATAACAGAGGAGAATCTATATTCATTGCTTGATAAACTGGGCCTTTGTGGTGATCTCTATTCTATTAGACCGGGAAAGAAGACAAAATGTCTTATTGGAGAAATTGGTATTTCAAATGAaggtaatatatatatagataggaTTGTAAAGCGTTCTTCATATACTTATCGTGATGTCTTCAATCGTATTGTAGAAAATTGTAGACTCACTGTTATAAACAGAGCAATCATGGAAAAAACCCATGCACCTTTTATTGATATCCCGCGCAGTTTATTGAATAGTATATCGTATCCAGCGGAAGCGTATGACATCAAAATGGGGTTGGGGTTTCGGTTTCTTCCAAGGCAGAGTCAATTCTTCAAGAATGAAAGTTGCCCGAAAGCTTTGAAAGGTTATCCTTTATAAAGGATTCTCTTGGGTTGTCTTATCATAGCACTCCTCTGAACGGTAGAAAAGGAAGGCTTCCTTGAATCGCCATCACCAGTCAGCCTATTATCATTGCCTTGAATACGAATATATCGAAAAAGTAATTCAAACCAGTTTTTCACTCTAAAGTAAGACAAGTTCTCTTTCAAGCGTTTAATCCTTGGCTCGCATACAAAGAAAACCCACCCGACTCAATCATCTTCCGCTTCATACGCTTCCCAAACAACCTCCTCTCACTCTGCGTCCGAAGCCAGACACATCGGATCCATCATCCTGATACTCCTTGTCACACTCTCATTTCCGACTCTACAATCATATGAAGTTCACTCCTTCGGATCCGCCTCACACAAGAAGACCTCCAACAACGGATTCCGCATTACACGTCCTTGAAAAATGCCTCTCGCTGCTTCtccaaagaagaagaaatattcTGATTCTCAATCTCTGGCTTCACCCTATTTACTTTACGGATGTGAGACCGACTTCTCTTATAGAGCCTTTCTATTAAACTAAATGATAAAGAAGAAAAGGGGACTTGGATCTCAAGTAAGGAGGATGACCTTGTTTTTATGGCTCTTTCACCTGTCTTGTGTTTCACCTTCCATCCCTCCGCATAAAAATCACACACTTTTATCTCCCCTgatcaataaaagaaaaatgagaaagGGCTTCGGCAGCTTTAGGATAAACTGGGAGAATAAGTTGCCCACGTTAACAGTCTCCGTGAAGTGAGATTCATTTGTCTCAGGCCAAAGAAGCGAGCACTCAAAACCATTGAACTTTGATTAGTTATCCTGCGGACAAGGCACCACACTATAATAGTAGTTCAGGCTTGTTCTTTCGTTCAGTGAGCCTCTTTATTAAGGGAAGAAGTTTACTACTTGTCCAGTGTAGGTCCGTGAACCTGCAAAGATAGCTAGGTAAAGGTCACAGATAATAAAGGAAAGGTTAAAGGGTTCTTTCTCGTAAAGCACTATTTCTATCATTCCTCGCCTTACAAACAAGCGTAGATCTTTTTAGCAAAAGTGGATAGGACTAAGGAATAGCAGCAAATCTCTCATCTGGAAACCTCTCACTGCCAGCTTGACGGCTTGACTGCATTACCTTCGTCACCTTCCCTTTGTCCTTAACTGCTGACACCAATTAACAAGTAATCCCGGGTTTGTCTCGGGCAAAACATCATTTATGGATAGAAATAGGAATTAAGCCATTTGCCGACAAGCTCTTACTATTCAAAATACTCTCCTCAGGTCTTGTTTGGTCTGGAGTGCGGTTCAAAGACCATGTATGTTTCTGAGAAGACAAGCTACTGATGTGCGCTTTGACATCACAACCTTCCGCGGTGTAGTCCTTTTAAGTTAAGTAATAAGTCTCAAATCGAACTCTCACTTCCACCTATGAGCTAAAGTCGGCTAGACCTAAAAGAAAGCTCCTACTGATATCTAGTTCCGTCAGGGGAGGATTCACGACAAGAATTATCCAATTGAAGCAAACTTCGATTGAGCAATTCAAGTGACTAAGGGCGAGGGGGCCCAATCATTGCAGTTGAAAAAGAAGCGCTATAAAGCCTATAAGAGCTGTAAACTCCTGATATAGCCACATACGTAGTAAAGAAGGGTGGAACCCCTTATTCATAGAACTACTAGCATAGCAGCAGGAGGGGATTGTTATGCCTCGGAAAGATACATTGCACAATTTTGAAGTAAGTAATCGAGAGAGAGAGCCGTCGGTCACGGATTTCATCATGGCACCATTGCTCTATGAGTCAGAAGGATTGATGGCTGGCTGAACATGGGGTCCACCCACCGTAGCCCGAGACGCATAGGCATCTCAAACCCACGAGATACCTCTCAGCAAGCCTGCTGGAATAGGACAACCAAAGGAAAGGAAGGAAGGCACACCTTCAGGAAAGCCTTATGACACCTTATTAGCGAGACATCTAACTAATATTCTCTGCCTTCCTCAGTAAGAGGAGGCCTGAACGTCCTTGTGAATGGGCAGAGCCAGGTGCTCTTCACTTTTGTATGGTTATTGGATGGAGTACGAATGCCTTGGTGTAAGCCCTTTTGGTAGCTCTGGCGGCATCACATGCTAGCTGGGATATCCCCAAGTCAGCGGGTCAAGCAAGGGCGTCCCCCCACTCCTCATAATACTGAAGTCAACGGGGTGTTGTATATGCTTCTCTGCAAGAAGCCATCAACCTCGTCGTCTAATGCTTGTCTTTGTCTCGCTCAATCAACTTTCTGGTCGAAGAATCAGTCCATAGCGAGGAATCCAACCAAGAAAGGAATGAAATGGATATCATTCCTGTGCTCTTTCTTGCTACTTGCCTGTAGGGTTAGCACAAGCTAGGTTTTCCATCCTGTAGTAAGAAGAGGTTCTCCCTTAACTAACTGTGAGTGGAATAAGGCCAGTGAAAGCAGTCTGATAGGAAGGTTAGTTCCCCTCCTCTTTTAGATTCCCTTTAAGTCCTCTTTTAAGCCTTTCAACGAGCCTTTCCAGAAGTTAATGCCCTTATTCTAGTCTAGTTCCTCTTAGAACCGAATATCCGATGTGGCCTTTCCGCTGTCCGCTGTTAGGTTGAAAAGGATTCGAACTGCTCAATCTAACCGACCTATAAAATAGGACTTAGCGAGGGCAAAGGTGAGATTTAGATGCTAGACGGAAGACAACATCCTGTCACTACCATACCCTACATAGAGACCCACCCAGTAGACGGAAGCCCATAAGGCCCCATGTCCACGGTGCAACAATTGCCCATGTNNNNNNNNNNNNNNNNNNNNNNNNNNNNNNNNNNNNNNNNNNNNNNNNNNNNNNNNNNNNNNNNNNNNNNNNNNNNNNNNNNNNNNNNNNNNNNNNNNNNNNNNNNNNNNNNNNNNNNNNNNNNNNNNNNNNNNNNNNNNNNNTATGCATAGTAAGTACTATAGCCCCAATCATGGCTACTAATAAAATAAGACTAGGAACCAAAAACCAGACGGAATAGTTGGTATAAAGTAAATTGCCCAATGTTTCCAAATTAGTCCAACTTCGTACCTTTTCGGCATAAACCGTATATCTCAGAGAGGTCGTATTTCTTTGGGTTGGTAGTAATGGAATGCTTTCATTatctaaaataaaaaacatttccCACCAAAAGATCAGTCCAATAATACCACTCACTGGTTAATAGTGCAATACTTCTTCGTGAATCTTTGCTATTTGAATATTGAACATCATAACAACGAATAGGAATGAAACGGCTATAGCTCCTATATGAACTACTGGGAAGATCATAGCGAAAAAGTCGAGACCTAAGAAAAGAAGTAAACCAGAAGTATTGCAAAAGACTGGGATGGGAAAAAAAACGGAATGTACCGGATTTTTAGCACGTACAACCATCAAACCAGAGACCAAAGCAGGGCTCGACAAAACAGAAAGTATCATAGTACGTCGTCCTTCCCTGAAATGGAACTTTCATGCTAGTTCTAGCTCCAGCATGAAAGTCGATCTATTACGACCAGCGCGGTTGTTCGTATTTCATTTCCTTCTTCCAAGCCTTAGAAAGCACTCACTGAGTTACTTACGGAATCGCAAATATCTTTCCACTGTCCTAGCGAATTCCAAGAGTGCCTGGCGCCTACGGATTGCTTGCTAACCAAGCCATTCTGGCTTTCCACTCACTCGAGTCCGTTGGAGTATTCAGCTGTTAGCCTCCCCCCCACAATGTATTGACAATGTGGAGTAGTTAACCGTAAAAAGGACTTGAAACTCCAAGCTGAGCCAAGCTAGTATATATGGAAGAGAAAAATTCTACATCATTTCCTGGTACTAATGTGTCGATCACCTCATATGCTCTGTTACCTGGTGGCAACATGACATTATTATCCCTGAATAGGGGGTTTAGGATTTTCTCACCTAACTGCTCTTTGGTTGTATTAGCGACGGATTCATCCTATGAGTTGAAAGTATATCGTGGCGATAAGCTCCTCATGCGTTTCAGAGATTCATGCACAATGCTCACTAGCCCTCTTAATACATTAGCCAAGACCTTATGTCCTGAATTAGGTTCCAAAGGCTCTTTACCACATGATATTTTGAATAAGtctaatattatgatttatagtGATCAATTGATACCCTATCTTAAACAAGATATCCTTCTATTAGGTGGTGTGATGTTGAAGGCTCAAGATCTTTATAGGTCCCAGTATCATATTGATATCGAAGAAGTGATGACAATTTCCTCGCTATCCCTCAAAATCTTTAGAATGAATTATTTGGATGATGATATCTTTCCTATCCATATACCTACTCAAAACCAGGATTCCTTTATTAGGCGTGGTTATTATGGCGGTCATTTTGATGTCTATAAACCCTATGGCGAGAATCTTCACTATTATGACGTAAACTCCCTATATCCGTTCATTATGAAATCATATCCTATGCCATGTGGTATACCAGTCTGGCATAATAAATTGGAGAGCGTAGGATTGGATAGCTTGTTTGGCTTTATTGAGGCCTATGTTGTATGTCCAACTACTATATCAAAACCATTCTTGCCCTATAAAGATAAAAATGGTACTTTACTCTTTCCTACAGGTAAATTCATAGGAGTCTATTATAGCGAAGAGTTGAAGTTTGCACGTGATTTAGGTTACGATATTATCCCTCTTAGAGGATATTTGTTTGAGAAGAAGTCAAGTCCATTCGAAGGCTTTATCTCACACCTTTATGAAAGCAGACAAGAAGCTAAGAAAGCAGGTGATGAAGCTATGACCTTTATCTATAAGCTTCTTATGAATTCCCTATATGGTAGATTTGGTATGAATCCTGAAAGTACAGTAACAGAGATCTGCAATCAAGATAAATATGAAGAACTGATGAAGAAGGATAATTTTCAATCAGCAGAGAAGCTTACCGATCATTATTATATTGTCAATTACACTGTCAATAGTACCATAGTTGACGATACAGAGTGGAAGGCTCCTAAGATGTCAGCCGTTCAATTGTCTGCAGCTATAACGGCTTGTGCTCGTATTTACATGTATCCTTTTATTTCCAGACCTGACTGTTATTACACTGATACTGACTCTATAGTTCTAGGAAGTCCTTTATCTGACAATTTGATTTCATCCTTGGAATTGGGTAAGTTTAAACTGGAATGTAATGTAAGGAAAGGAATATTCTTAGCACCTAAGAGTTATATGCTCGAGATAGAAGAGGATAGACATATTATTAAACACAAAGGTCCTGCTAAAGAGTTAGTCACATCAGATTGGTTTCAAAGGCTATTAGATAATTTCTCTCTAACTGAGCAGATACCCACATCAGCTAACTTCAGAATAGATTGGAAGGAACTCAGGATTGTAAAAAAAGATTTGCTCCTCAAACTAGGACTACCACGGAGTACTAAAAGAGATAATGTCTATGATTCTAATAATGTATGGATAGACACTAAACCTATAGAAGTAATAGACATAGGAAGTCAAGATGCTACCACTATTCTCAAATATGAACTATTGAGGATGAATGATGAATCAGTCAGTCAGGAAACTAATGATGAATCGGTCAGTCAGTCCACTACTCTTCAACCTACTCTCTACAATACAAAGGCGGAGGCTAAGAAGGCTAGGATGGCTAAGGCTTAGATAGAGTTGAAGGCTAAGAGTAAGAGGTTGCCGAAgatcaatattatatatatatatactaccCTAATATTGATATGCGCCGATCGGAGTTGCGCTGTTCACTACAAACCAGTTATCTAGTTTCCCTTTTTTTGCTCTCCCTACTAGAATATGCtaaaagaatagactgttttcATCACTAGTATTGTTAAAACACACTGTCTTTCTCCGAAGATAGATTCAATGTTGAAGCAAGCGCGCATCCGGGGCTAATAAGCTTAAGTAAGGCCTCAGTTACGATATTTTCCTTCTGCATTCGACCCAGTAGAAGTTGGAATTGCAGTGAAAGATGTAGTTTCTTTTCAGCCATTTAAAGTACTTATTTCAGGCCCTGGGCTTTGACTGTCCCAGCCTTCTAGTGATACATCCTGTATATTTTTAGTAAGCACTTTCAAAAGCTAGCATGTAGCAAGTCAAATCAAAGGAAAGGAGGAAAGAAAGGTGCTTGGGAAAGGGGATTTGTGCTCTTCATTAGCTGTTCTGTTGCTAAGGCCTAAAGCTTCCCGCCTGGGGAATAGGTTCGAATGAACTCAACTGGCATACCGTTCTTCTATCTAAATCTAAGTGAGCGCTTTAAGGCATATGCTCCTACTGGGATATGGATTGAAACCAGTGAAACTATCAGGCTGAGGAAACTTCCTACTTGTGCATATCCGTCTGCTCTGAGCGAGAAAACGGACACATATTGATCATTGACCTCCGCCAAGCATTAGTGGAGCGGTAAACTTGGCATCATAAGATGTTTGAAAGGTTGGAGGAATGAATGCCAATCTCATGTCGTTTTCATTTTCTGCGAGATCATCTTTGGGAAGACAGGGCACCAATATCAGATATGGAAAATGCACTCTTCCACCAATGTAATGCCAGGGTGTTTCAACTCATGGTAGGCTCGTCTCTCTGGCTAGAAGGAAATGTTTGGAATGTTATCTTAGTCCCTTGCTGCCGCCTTGCTCAAGCAATAAAAAGATGAACTCGCCTGGGCTGATGAGACCGGTTGTAGAGAGATTTTTGAAGCCCGCCCATTTAGATTAAGGGAGGCAATCAAGGAAAGGCAGGCGACCAAAGCGAGACTGTCAGAGTCCTGAAAGGAGAGCGACAGTGGGCGTGGTTCAGGTTTTGAGTTTAGGCAATGTACAATTGTAGTCGTTCACGTTTTCCCATGAAATGANNNNNNNNNNNNNNNNNNNNNNNNNNNNNNNNNNNNNNNNNNNNNNNNNNNNNNNNNNNNNNNNNNNNNNNNNNNNNNNNNNNNNNNNNNNNNNNNNNNNNNNNNNNNNNNNNNNNNNNNNNNNNNNNNNNNNNTGTACCTTTCTTATTATCCCGATCCGATCACCCTCCTGGAAAAAGAAACTCTTATTCACATCGATCGCTCACATATAGCATGGCAGCACTTGCGCCTTTAGTTGCTAGTGGCTAGTACGCATAAGTTATTTCCAAGGGCGGGATAAATAAGGTGTGTAAGGCTGGGCCTAAGAATGTACATCTAGGTGCTTGGCTAGTTACCGGTGATACCGTTTACTTTGAAAG
The sequence above is a segment of the Primulina tabacum isolate GXHZ01 chromosome 6, ASM2559414v2, whole genome shotgun sequence genome. Coding sequences within it:
- the LOC142550194 gene encoding DNA polymerase-like, with product MEEKNSTSFPGTNVSITSYALLPGGNMTLLSLNRGFRIFSPNCSLVVLATDSSYELKVYRGDKLLMRFRDSCTMLTSPLNTLAKTLCPELGSKGSLPHDILNKSNIMIYSDQLIPYLKQDILLLGGVMLKAQDLYRSQYHIDIEEVMTISSLSLKIFRMNYLDDDIFPIHIPTQNQDSFIRRGYYGGHFDVYKPYGENLHYYDVNSLYPFIMKSYPMPCGIPVWHNKLESVGLDSLFGFIEAYVVCPTTISKPFLPYKDKNGTLLFPTGKFIGVYYSEELKFARDLGYDIIPLRGYLFEKKSSPFEGFISHLYESRQEAKKAGDEAMTFIYKLLMNSLYGRFGMNPESTVTEICNQDKYEELMKKDNFQSAEKLTDHYYIVNYTVNSTIVDDTEWKAPKMSAVQLSAAITACARIYMYPFISRPDCYYTDTDSIVLGSPLSDNLISSLELGKFKLECNVRKGIFLAPKSYMLEIEEDRHIIKHKGPAKELVTSDWFQRLLDNFSLTEQIPTSANFRIDWKELRIVKKDLLLKLGLPRSTKRDNVYDSNNVWIDTKPIEVIDIGSQDATTILKYELLRMNDESVSQETNDESVSQSTTLQPTLYNTKAEAKKARMAKA